The Chelatococcus sp. HY11 genome includes a window with the following:
- a CDS encoding enolase C-terminal domain-like protein has product MSTQTAARPGSRITRVEIHEFDYKVEGLGRDASGNRCVMKGATSEVPSFALSIETADGQRGEYCTAHSGKNGVLVGQVRGLAAHILGEDAEAREAIYNKLKRMHRHFMAVGHSALDIALWDLAGKSVGKPVWRLLGGYRSRLPTYASTLNGGRAGILDSKEAYADFAEECLELGFRGYKIHGWGEGDRREEAENLLHCAARVGDKMTLMYDAASELKTFADAIYVGKACDEGNYYWYEDPFMDAGWSPHAARQLKEHVKTPLLLTEHVRGLEAKVPWLTERATDFIRTDPDYDMGITGAMKIAHLAEAFGLDCEIHAAGPSQRHCMAAMRNSNWYELSLVAPGVRNPMPPVFGSGYSDELEAIGEDGCMPVPEGPGLGVDYDWDYIARHRTALHVFTPRD; this is encoded by the coding sequence ATGAGCACACAGACGGCAGCACGGCCAGGCAGCCGCATCACACGCGTCGAGATTCACGAATTTGACTATAAGGTTGAAGGCCTTGGCCGTGACGCCAGCGGCAACCGCTGTGTCATGAAAGGTGCCACCAGCGAGGTGCCGTCTTTCGCCCTGTCCATTGAAACGGCCGACGGGCAGCGGGGTGAATATTGCACCGCGCATAGTGGCAAGAACGGCGTTCTTGTCGGACAGGTTCGCGGCCTCGCCGCGCATATCCTCGGTGAGGATGCCGAGGCGCGCGAGGCCATCTACAATAAGCTCAAGCGCATGCACCGGCATTTCATGGCCGTTGGGCATTCCGCGCTCGACATCGCGCTCTGGGATCTCGCCGGCAAATCCGTCGGCAAGCCTGTCTGGCGGCTGCTCGGCGGCTATCGCTCGCGCCTGCCCACCTATGCCAGCACCCTTAACGGCGGCCGCGCCGGCATCCTCGACAGCAAGGAGGCCTATGCCGACTTTGCCGAGGAATGCCTGGAACTCGGCTTCCGCGGCTACAAGATCCATGGCTGGGGCGAAGGCGACCGGCGCGAGGAGGCGGAGAACCTGCTCCACTGCGCGGCCCGCGTCGGCGACAAGATGACGTTGATGTACGACGCCGCGAGTGAGCTGAAGACATTCGCCGACGCCATCTATGTCGGCAAGGCCTGCGACGAGGGCAACTACTACTGGTACGAGGACCCCTTCATGGACGCCGGCTGGTCACCGCATGCCGCGCGCCAGCTCAAGGAGCATGTCAAGACGCCGCTGCTGCTGACCGAGCATGTGCGCGGCCTCGAGGCCAAGGTGCCGTGGCTGACAGAGCGCGCGACGGATTTCATCCGCACCGATCCCGATTACGACATGGGTATCACCGGTGCGATGAAGATCGCCCATCTCGCCGAGGCCTTCGGGCTCGATTGCGAGATCCATGCCGCCGGCCCCTCGCAACGCCATTGCATGGCGGCGATGCGCAACAGCAACTGGTACGAGCTGTCGCTGGTCGCGCCGGGCGTGCGCAATCCCATGCCGCCCGTCTTCGGCTCAGGCTACAGCGACGAACTCGAGGCGATCGGCGAGGATGGCTGCATGCCCGTCCCCGAAGGCCCGGGCCTTGGCGTCGACTACGACTGGGACTACATCGCCCGGCACCGCACGGCGCTCCACGTCTTCACCCCGCGAGACTGA
- a CDS encoding FCD domain-containing protein, with the protein MSDISEQESRVDAAYRHLVAYIERENVPEGSRLPSESEFVERFGLSRASIREALARLRAEGRAVSRRGSGTFTARGLPAELVRLSAIDSVQDLIDWQEFRVALESEVAALAAERRDDADLARIHAAQEALMAKLASEHGQAEDAEFHRSIAVAAHNGKLLDGVSALANHIFRWSGQTRERGILTLSERREIIAAEHGEIINAITERKPDQARFALRRHLLNGRARFLGTLRL; encoded by the coding sequence ATGTCCGATATCAGCGAGCAGGAGAGCCGGGTCGATGCGGCCTACAGGCATCTCGTCGCCTACATCGAACGTGAGAACGTGCCCGAGGGCAGCCGTCTGCCTTCGGAGAGCGAATTCGTGGAGCGCTTTGGTTTGTCGCGGGCCAGCATTCGTGAGGCCCTGGCTCGCCTCAGGGCGGAGGGGCGGGCGGTCTCGCGCCGCGGCTCCGGCACCTTCACGGCGCGTGGTCTGCCGGCGGAGCTCGTTCGCCTCTCGGCGATCGATTCGGTTCAGGACCTCATCGACTGGCAAGAGTTCCGCGTCGCTCTCGAAAGCGAGGTCGCGGCACTGGCGGCTGAACGGCGCGATGACGCTGATTTGGCTCGGATTCATGCCGCGCAAGAGGCGTTGATGGCCAAACTCGCGAGCGAGCATGGCCAGGCCGAGGACGCCGAATTTCACCGGTCCATCGCCGTGGCTGCCCATAACGGGAAGCTTCTGGACGGCGTGAGTGCGCTGGCCAATCACATCTTTCGCTGGAGCGGGCAGACGCGGGAGCGCGGCATTCTCACGCTCAGTGAACGCCGGGAGATCATCGCGGCCGAGCACGGCGAGATCATCAACGCGATCACGGAACGCAAGCCCGACCAGGCTCGCTTCGCTCTCCGCCGGCATCTGTTGAATGGCCGGGCGCGCTTTCTCGGAACGTTGCGCCTGTAG
- a CDS encoding sugar ABC transporter substrate-binding protein, protein MTGMESRLIDRRSALKGGLAAGVAMPFLSRAGFAQAAGSVRIWTFMSAEGQSPREKVFKALIDEFEAKNKVKVVVEPQPFQELETKFVAAVAQKRAPDLVWLRDTFLSLVVDRKGLADLNEVLTPDFKRDALPDMFDVFTQKAVFDGKRVSLPIWPSPAQIIFYRKDALREIGIDAPPLAWDTFIDAAAKLTKGDRIALGLPTSDNSVSAFINIMTGFGPEIFDKATGRIDLTGAQAIETANVVRTLVARGAVSKTLLNAMGDDIQDQFAAGRFAMAQAFAPRFQQYQKIAAGYDPKELAISAWPSFGGRPPAVLLGPYWTVGLAATSQNKEAAVAFLESMYTPEASMRWAKDASLIPDRRSVMKDPWFEKPEAAVTRNFYELLSGKGAFVFPQRVPDVTKIFAVLNTSLQEIIGTDEKVEAILSRAKTSLNW, encoded by the coding sequence ATGACCGGGATGGAATCCAGGCTGATCGATCGCCGATCAGCGCTCAAGGGCGGGCTTGCGGCGGGTGTCGCAATGCCGTTCCTCTCGCGGGCGGGGTTCGCACAAGCTGCGGGCAGTGTCCGCATCTGGACTTTCATGAGCGCGGAAGGACAATCTCCGCGCGAGAAGGTCTTCAAGGCGCTCATCGACGAATTCGAGGCCAAGAACAAGGTCAAAGTTGTCGTCGAGCCGCAGCCGTTCCAGGAGCTGGAAACAAAATTCGTGGCCGCGGTCGCGCAGAAGCGCGCTCCGGATCTCGTGTGGCTGCGCGACACCTTCCTCAGCCTCGTGGTCGACCGTAAAGGACTTGCGGATCTGAACGAGGTGCTGACGCCGGATTTCAAGCGCGACGCGCTGCCGGACATGTTCGATGTCTTCACGCAGAAGGCGGTCTTCGACGGCAAGCGCGTGTCGTTGCCCATCTGGCCATCGCCAGCGCAGATCATCTTCTATCGCAAGGACGCCTTGCGGGAGATCGGCATCGATGCGCCGCCGCTCGCCTGGGATACCTTCATCGACGCGGCCGCGAAGCTCACGAAGGGCGATCGCATCGCCTTGGGCCTGCCGACGAGCGACAACAGCGTGTCGGCCTTCATCAACATCATGACCGGTTTTGGCCCGGAGATTTTCGACAAGGCGACCGGGCGCATCGATCTCACAGGTGCGCAGGCGATCGAGACGGCCAATGTGGTGCGGACGCTGGTGGCAAGGGGCGCGGTGTCGAAGACCCTGCTGAACGCCATGGGTGACGATATCCAGGACCAGTTCGCCGCTGGCCGCTTCGCCATGGCGCAGGCCTTCGCGCCGCGCTTCCAGCAGTATCAGAAGATCGCCGCCGGCTACGACCCGAAGGAACTGGCGATTTCCGCCTGGCCGTCCTTCGGCGGGCGCCCGCCGGCCGTTCTCCTTGGGCCTTATTGGACGGTCGGCCTTGCCGCCACCTCGCAGAACAAGGAGGCGGCTGTCGCCTTCCTGGAATCTATGTATACGCCCGAGGCGTCGATGCGCTGGGCGAAGGATGCGAGCCTCATTCCCGATCGACGCTCCGTCATGAAGGATCCGTGGTTCGAGAAACCCGAGGCGGCCGTCACGCGGAATTTCTACGAACTCCTGTCGGGCAAAGGTGCATTCGTCTTCCCGCAGCGCGTGCCTGACGTCACCAAGATCTTCGCTGTGCTCAATACGTCCCTGCAAGAAATCATCGGCACGGACGAGAAGGTCGAGGCGATCCTCAGCCGCGCCAAGACGTCGCTCAACTGGTAG
- a CDS encoding sugar ABC transporter permease, which translates to MVSVPASGTTTFTRSIEDAARAGRRVGTTLVGPAVLVVIAVNILPAFFGFYSSLRKIFFFGDEGFAGLDNFRALFADPVTWEAIGRSLIFTFGALALAVPLALLAALAVRELGARGRILLTILLVPWAMSPIVVALLWKWILLPSPGGLFASILATFGMPPANLLSNPTWAMPTVIAVAVWRTFAFAAIILTAGLGQIPKDLYKAAAVDGLTAVERFSRITVPLLAPSILIVLSMLTISYFNEVQVIIGLTSGGPIRSTTTLAYQLYLTGFVELDQGRGNAIAVVMFLINLVLIVGYVQLLGNKKGGEA; encoded by the coding sequence ATGGTCAGCGTTCCAGCGTCTGGTACGACAACATTCACCCGATCGATCGAGGACGCGGCGCGCGCCGGGCGCCGCGTCGGGACGACGCTGGTTGGTCCGGCGGTACTCGTCGTGATCGCCGTCAATATATTGCCGGCGTTCTTCGGCTTCTACTCGAGCCTGCGCAAGATCTTCTTCTTCGGAGACGAAGGTTTTGCCGGCCTCGACAATTTCAGGGCACTCTTCGCTGATCCCGTGACCTGGGAGGCGATTGGCCGGTCGCTTATCTTCACCTTCGGAGCGCTGGCGCTCGCGGTTCCGCTGGCGCTGCTCGCGGCGCTGGCGGTTCGTGAGCTTGGCGCGCGCGGCCGTATCCTGCTGACTATTCTGCTTGTGCCGTGGGCGATGAGCCCGATCGTCGTCGCGCTCCTGTGGAAGTGGATCCTCCTGCCGTCGCCGGGCGGTCTCTTCGCGTCCATCTTAGCCACCTTCGGCATGCCGCCCGCCAACCTCCTGTCCAATCCGACATGGGCGATGCCGACCGTGATCGCGGTTGCGGTATGGCGGACTTTCGCCTTCGCCGCCATCATCCTGACGGCCGGCCTCGGCCAGATCCCGAAGGACCTCTACAAGGCAGCGGCCGTCGATGGCCTGACGGCGGTGGAGCGCTTCTCGCGCATCACCGTGCCGTTGCTCGCGCCGTCGATCCTGATCGTCCTGTCGATGTTGACGATCAGCTATTTCAACGAGGTCCAGGTCATCATCGGGCTGACGTCGGGTGGACCTATCCGCTCCACGACGACGCTCGCCTACCAGCTCTACCTCACCGGTTTCGTGGAGCTGGACCAGGGACGCGGAAACGCGATCGCCGTGGTGATGTTCCTGATCAATCTCGTGCTCATCGTCGGCTATGTCCAACTCCTCGGCAACAAGAAGGGCGGTGAAGCATGA
- a CDS encoding carbohydrate ABC transporter permease, which translates to MNQSMRLSGRAALLAASAIASVVVLGPIIWALSTSLKSDNHIFAVPPRLIPDEPTLMHFQRLIAEGVQWSFLNSAFYTVVSVAFAVAVGGTAGYALVRYPVPAKRALLVLFMGVMSIPSYALLLPTQVIFVRLGIFDTRLALPILYAAHVIPFAVWMTRAHFATVPRELEQAALVDGYSRFEAVWKVIIPGARPALIAASAFGFLYAWNDYITATTMVEAPDLRTLPVALIFFQGFHGRDWGALMAGVVIATLPPVVLFLVYRRYLIGGFSEGSVKG; encoded by the coding sequence ATGAACCAGAGCATGCGCCTGTCCGGCCGCGCGGCTCTTCTCGCGGCGTCGGCGATTGCCTCGGTCGTGGTGCTCGGTCCGATCATCTGGGCGCTGTCCACGTCGCTGAAGTCGGACAACCACATCTTCGCGGTCCCGCCGCGTCTCATCCCCGATGAGCCCACGCTGATGCATTTCCAGCGCCTCATCGCGGAAGGCGTGCAGTGGAGTTTCCTCAACAGCGCCTTTTATACCGTGGTCTCCGTCGCCTTTGCCGTCGCTGTCGGAGGCACCGCGGGCTACGCGCTGGTGCGGTATCCCGTCCCGGCCAAGCGCGCGCTGCTCGTCCTGTTCATGGGCGTCATGTCGATCCCGAGCTACGCGCTTCTGCTGCCGACGCAGGTTATCTTCGTGCGGCTGGGGATCTTCGACACGCGGCTCGCGCTGCCGATCCTCTATGCCGCCCACGTCATTCCCTTCGCGGTGTGGATGACCCGGGCGCATTTCGCGACCGTGCCGCGCGAGCTTGAACAGGCCGCTCTCGTCGATGGGTACTCACGCTTCGAGGCGGTGTGGAAGGTCATCATTCCCGGTGCCCGCCCGGCCCTGATCGCGGCGTCCGCCTTCGGCTTCCTCTATGCCTGGAACGACTACATCACCGCGACGACGATGGTGGAAGCGCCCGATCTCCGGACGTTGCCGGTTGCCCTCATCTTCTTCCAGGGCTTCCACGGCCGGGACTGGGGCGCGCTGATGGCCGGGGTGGTCATCGCCACGCTGCCGCCTGTCGTCCTCTTCCTCGTCTATCGCCGCTATCTGATCGGCGGCTTCTCGGAAGGTTCGGTGAAGGGGTGA